Sequence from the Candidatus Deferrimicrobiaceae bacterium genome:
ATGCCCTCCTGCTGGCGCTCATGGCATACGGCGTGAAATCCGGCGACGAGATCGTCACGACGCCCTTCACCTTCATCGCCACGGCCGAAGTGATCGCCCTGCTCGGCGCGGTTCCCGTCTTCGTCGACATCGACCCCGTGTCCTACAATATCGACCCTGCGAAGATCGAGGCGGCGATCACGCCGAAGACGCGCGGGATCATCGCGGTCAGCCTCTATGGGCAATGCGCCGACCTCGAGGCGATCCTCGCGATCGCCGAACGGCGCGGCCTCTTCCTGGTCGAGGACGGCTGCCAGTCGTTCGGCGCGGTGCGCAACGGAAAGCGTTCCTGCGGCTTTGCGCACGTCGGCACGACTTCCTTTTTCCCATCCAAGCCGCTCGGATGCTACGGCGACGGCGGGATGGTCTTCACCTCCGACGACGCGATCGCCGACAAGGTGATGGGGCTGCGCAACCACGGGCAATGGGAACGGTACCGGCACCGGGTGATCGGCATCAACGGGCGGCTCGACGATCTCCAGGCGGCGGTGCTGCTGGCCAAGTTCGCACGCTTCGAGGAAGAGCTCGCCACCCGCACCCGGATCGCCCGCCGATATTCCGAGGCGCTGGGCGACGTGGTGAGCGTCCCCGCGATCATGCCCGGCAACACGCACGTCTTCGCGCAGTACTCGGTGCGCACGCCGTCGCGCGACGCGTTGGCGAAGGCGCTGGGCGAGAACGGGGTGCCCACGGCGGTCCATTACCCGATCCCGCTGCACCTGCAGGAGGCGTTCGCGTCGCTGGGATTCCGCGAGGGGACGCTTCCCGTTTCCGAGGCGGTTTCGAAGGAGATCATGTCGCTTCCGATGTCCGCCTTCCTGTCGCAGGCCGACCAGGACGAGGTCATCCGGCAGATCCGGCGCTTCTTCGGCAAGTGACCCGCCCCGCCCAGGCGATCCTGGTCCGCGCGGTCAACTGGCTGGGCGACGCGGTGATGACCACCCCCGCGCTCGCCGCGTTGCGCGCGGCTCGGCCGGGGAGCCGCATCACGCTTCTGGCCAAGCCGCTGGTCGCCGAGCTGTTCCGGGGGCACCCCGACGTCGACGAGGTGATGGTCTACGACCGCGACGGCAGCCACGGGGGAATCTCCGGCAGGCTCCGGATAGCGTCCGTCCTGCGCGCCCGCCGCTTCGATTCCGCCATCCTGCTTCAGAACGCCTTCGACGCCGCGCTGCTGGCTTTTCTCGCCCGCATTCCCGACCGGGCCGGCTATCCCACAGACGGCCGGCGATTGCTGCTGACGCGCCCCGTACCGCTGACGCCGGAGATCATGGCGTCGCACGAGGTCGAATACTACCTGTCGCTGCTCGCGGCGCTCGGCGTGCCCCGCCCGCAGTCGCCCGGGCTGCGGCTGCACGTGACCGGCGATGAGCGAAACGCGATGTCGGCCCGCCTGTCCTCGCTGGGCCTCACGCCGGGTGCGCCCATCCTGGGGATCAATCCCGGGGCGACGTTCGGCGCCGCCAAGCGCTGGTTTCCCGAGCGGTTTGCCGCGGTCGCCGACGCCCTCGCCGAGGCCTGGGGCGCCTCGGTCGTGCTACTCGGATCGGCAAAGGAAGCGCCGCTCTCCGACGCGATCGAGGCGGCCATGAAGAAGAAGCCGGCCAAGCTGACCGGGAAGACGACCGTCCGGGAGATGATGGCGCTGCTCGGGGCATGCGCCTTCCTCGTGACGAACGATTCGGGCCCGATGCACGTCGCCGCCGCGCTGGGCACCCCGCTGACGGCGATCTTCGGCCCGACCGAGTGGCGCCGCACCTCGCCTTGGACGAAGAGAGCCCGGCTTGTGCGCGCCGAGGGGATCGCCTGCGCGCCCTGCAAGCGGCGCGAATGCGACCGCGCGCCGATCTGCATGCTGGGCGTGACGCCGCAGATGGTCATCGACGCGTCGCTCGACCTGTACCGCGAGGTGGCCGATGGACGTGTCTGAATCCGCGCGGATCCTCATCGTCAAGCTGTCCGCGATGGGCGACGTCGTCCATGCGCTGGCCGCGGCCGCGTACCTGCGCAAGTCGGCGCCCGGCGCCACGATCGACTGGGCGGTCGACACCCGCTTCGCCGGGATCGTCGAAGGGCACCCCGCCGTCGACGGGGTCGTTCCGCTCGACATCAAGGCGTGGAAGACGCGCTGGTCGGAGGAAAAAACGCGCCGGGAGGTCATCGGGGCGATCCGGGGTCTCCGGTCGGCCCGCTACGACGTTGCTTTCGACCTGCAGGGGAACGTCAAGAGCGGCGTGGTGACGCTGCTCTCGGGCGCGCCGGTGCGGGTCGGCTTCCCGAAGGAGATCGTCCGGGAGAAGCCGAACCTCTTGTGCACGAACCGGCACGTCCCGCACGACCCGTCCGACCGGCACATCACGCACCGGCTGCTCCGGCTGGTTTCGGCGCCGTTCGGCGGGACGTTCGCTCCCGAGGAGGCCAGGCCTTCCCTTCCCGTGCCCGAAACGGCCCGGCTGGCGGCGGCGGGGCGGCTCGCCGAGGCGCTTCCGGGAGCGACCCGGTTCGTGGCGCTTCACGCGGGCACGACCTGGGCCACCAAGCGGATGGACCCGGCGTTCTGGGCGGCCGTGATCGTGCAACTGCGCGACCTGTCGCCGGGGTTGGGCGCGGCGCTGTCGTGGGGGAGCGAGGCCGAGCGGGTCGAGGCCGAGCTGATCCGCTCGCTGGCGGGGGGGCGGGTGGCGCTCCTCCCGCGGTTGGGATACCCGGAGCTGGCCGCAGCCTATGCCGCCTGCGGATACATGATCGGTCCCGACTGCGGCCCGCTCCACCTTGCAGCGGCGGCGGGTGCCTCGACGGTCTCGGTCTTCCGAAGTACCATACCCGAATGCGTCGCGCCCGAAGGGGCACGCCACAGGGCCATCCGCGCGCCGCAGCCGTGCTTTGGCTGCATGATCCGGGGCAGCAAATCCTGTCCGCGCGACGCCGCGTGCCGGGAAAGCATTCCGCCGGCCGAGGTGGCCGGGACGATGAAGGAGCTCATGACTTGGTGAAGGTGCTCGCCGTCTTCGGGACCCGCCCCGAGGCGATCAAGATGGCGCCGGTCGTCGCCGCGCTGAAGGCGCGGCCGGGGCGCTTCGACGTCCGGGTCTGCGTGACCGCGCAGCACCGCGAGATGCTCGACGCCGTGCTGGCGCTTTTCGGCATCAAGCCCGAGTACGACCTCGACCTGATGCGGCCGGGGCAGGACCTGTTCGACGTCACGACGGGCGTGCTCTCGGGGATGAAGCGGGTGCTGGCCACGGAACGGCCGGACATCGTGCTGGTCCACGGAGACACGACCACGACCATGGCCGCGGCGCTTGCCGCTTTTTATTGCCGCATCCCGGTCGGCCACGTCGAGGCGGGGCTTCGCACCGGCGACAAATACGCCCCGTTTCCCGAGGAGATCAACCGGAAGGTCGCCGGCGTCGTCGCCGACCTGCACTTCGCCCCCACCGAGGCGGCGCGCGACAACCTGTTGCGGGAAGGGGTGGCCTCCGGCGCGATTCATGTCACCGGCAACACCGTGGTCGATGCGCTGCTCGACGTCGCCGGGCGGATCCGCGGCGATGCGGCGCTCCGGTCGCTTCTCTCCGCCGAATTCCCCTTCCTCGATCCCGATCGGCGGCTGATCCTCGTGACCGGCCACCGGCGCGAGAATTTCGGGGACGGCTTTGAACACATCTGTCGGGCGCTGGCCGACCTGGCCGCGAAATACGCCGACGTGCAGATCCTTTATCCCGTGCACCTGAATCCCCAAGTGCAGGAACCGGTGAACCGGATCCTGGGCGGGGGCGGCGCATCCGGCATCCATCTGGTTCCGCCGGTCGACTACCTGCCGTTCGTCTACCTGATGGACCGCGCGCACCTGATCGTCACCGATTCGGGCGGCGTGCAGGAAGAGGCGCCGTCGCTCGGCAAGCCGGTCCTGGTGATGCGCGAGGTGACCGAGCGGCCCGAGGCGGTGGCGGCGGGAACGGTCCGGCTCGTGGGCACCGGCCGCGAGGCGATCGTGCGCGAGGCGTCGCGGCTGCTCGACGATCCGGAAGCGTACGCGGCGATGAGCCACGCGCACAACCCATACGGAGATGGCCTTGCGGCGGAACGGATCGCCGACTGCCTCGAAAGGTTCGGTGATAATTGACGCGAGGCCCGCTCCATGTAGATTCCAGGGAGGAGCTGTTCCGCAGGGTGCTGGCACTGCGCCGCGAGGGACAACTCTACAACCTGTCCAACGGCTATTTCGAGGATGGTTTCCGTGGCAGCATCGACCGTTTCTGCGAGATCGCCTATGCGCTCCGCGACAGCCCTCGAGTGCTCGACGTCGGGGCGGGAGGCGGCCTGCTGCTGTCGCTTCTTTCCGAGCTGGGGCACGAATGCCACGCGGTCGACATCAACGACAACTCCGAGGCCTTCCCCGAGATCTACCGGGCGAAGAAGATCGAGTTCCGCGTGTGCAACGTCGAGGCCGACCCGATCCCGTATCCCGACGGCTTCTTCGACGCGGTGACCTGCTGCCAGGTGCTCGAGCACTTCACCTATTCGCACCTCGGCGCCGTCCGCGAGATGCGGCGGGTCCTTCGGCCCGGCGGCATCCTCGAGATCGACGTGCCCAACGCCGCCTGCTTCCGCAATCGCAGCCGCATGGTGCGCGGGAAGCACATCACCTGGGACTACGCCAAGCATTACCTGCACGCGGAGCCGCTGATGTACAAGGGGATGCCGTTCTTCCCCGACCGGCACAACCGCGACTTCACGCTCGCCGACCTCAGGCTCCTGATGGAAGAGGCCGGCTTCCGCATCCGCGATATCCATTTCCTGAAATCGAGCCGCTATCGGGAGGGTCTCGAATCGATCCGCTCGATCGGCAGCGCGATGCGGGACGCGATCCCGTCGCTGCGCAAGTCGATCATCGCCTTCGGCGAGAAGGCGGTGTAGCGGCAATGATCCTCCACGTCGTCGAGCCGACTTTCGAATCGAGCGCCGGCCACTGCCGCAGCTTCGTCGAGAGCCTGTGCCGCGCGTCGGCGGGGCGCGGGGTGTCGATCCACATCTGGGCGGGACGCGGCGCCGAATTTTCCGCGCCGGAAGGGGTCGACGTCACGCTGCACCGGCACTTCTTCCGGCGGCTGCGTCGCGTCCAGTCGTTCTTCCTCTACAGGAAGCTGCTCAAGGGGCCGGGTCGGCTCTTCGTTTCCACCGCGGGTCGCATCGACATGGCGCTCGTGACGCTGGCGGCCGGCGGCACATTGCCGCCGAAGAAGGCCTACCTCTACTTCCACTGGCTCTGGGCGTCGCCGAAGAAGCTGGCGTTTTTCCGGGAGACGGCGCTGCGCCAGCCCGAGCTGGTCATCCTGGCTCCGATCCCGCCCGTCGTCGAGCCGTTCAAGGAATGCGGCTTCCGGAACGTGCGGATGGTTCCGTATCCCGTCGCCCCCGCGGGCGGCTCCGAAAAGCCGGCCGGGCCGTTCCGCCACCTGCTGTTCGCGGGGGCGGCGCGCAAGGACAAGGGATTCGAGCACATCGTCGCGTTGATCGGGCGGCTCAAGGAGCTGGGGGAGACGGTTCCGTTCGTCGTCCAGACCTCGGCCGACCATTACGGCAAGGAGGACCCGTTCATCCGCGAACTGTTCGTGCGCCTGAAGGCGATCGGATACCCAGGGCTCCGGACCGTCCCGGAAACGCTGTCGTCCGAAGAATACGCGAAGCTTTTCGCGGGGGCGATCTGCATCCAGCCCTACGACCGCGCCACCTTCGCGGGGCGGGTCAGCGGCGTCACTTTCGACGCGCTCGCGGCGGGCGCGCCGATCGTCGTCCCCGACGGGACCTGGAACGCCCAGGCGGCCGAGGCGCACGGCGCCGGCGTCGTGGTGACTGACCTCGGGCCCGAAGCGCTGCTCGCGGCCGTGCAGACAATCCGCGCCGACTACGCCGGCTACCGCGACCGTGCCTGGGAAGGGGGCCGTCGGATGCAGCAGTCCAACGGCTCCGCCCGGCTGCTCGAGGCGCTGGTCGAATGACCTCCGGGCCGGCGCGGGATCCCGCGGGCGGGCGCAAGCCGTTCTCGGCGGTGCTGATCGCCCTCAACGAGGCGGGTCGCCTCGCGGCGTGCCTCGAATCGCTGGCGTTCGCCGACGAGATCGTCGTCGTCGATTCGGGCAGCACCGACGCGACGTCCGAGATCGCCCGGGCGCACGGCGCCCGCGTCGTCCAGATCCCGTGGCGGGGCTTCGGGCCCCAGAAGCAGGCGGCGGTCGATGCGGCCTCGCACGATTTCGTGCTCAACGTCGACTGCGACGAGCGGGTGACGCCTACTCTGGCGGCAGAGATCCGGGGGCTGCTCGACTCCGCGCCCTCGTTCGCCGCCTGGAGCGTGCCCCGCCGCACCTTCCTGGGCGAAAAAGAGATCCGCCATTGCGGCTGGTATCCCGACCGGACGGTGCGCTTCTTCGACCGGCGGCGGGCGCGCTTCTCGGACGACCTCGTCCACGAGCGGGTGATCGTCGAGGGCGCGACGGGTGCGCTGGCGAATCCGCTGATCCATAAGTCGTTCAAGGGGCTGGCCGACCTGCTCGTCAAGCTCAACCGGTACAGCGACCTGTCCGCCCTCCAGATGCACGGGAGGGGGCGCCGCTGCGGTTTCCTCGACCTGCTGCTGCGGCCGCCGTTCGCCTTCTTCAAGACCTTCGTGCTGCGCCGGGGCTTCCTGGACGGGGTCGAGGGGTTCGTCGTCTCGTGCAGCACGGCCATGCTGTCGTTCGCGAAGTACGTCAAGCTGCGCGAATTGTCGCAACGGGAGAAGCCTTGACCCGCCCCCTCGCGACGCCTCCCGCCTCGGTCCTGATCGCCTGCGTCCGGCTGATCGGCGACGTGATCCTCTCCACCCCCCTCATCGGGCTGTTCCGGGAGGCTTGGCCCGACGCCGCGATCGATGTGCTGGTCGCCCGGGGGACCGGGGATTTCCTCGAGAAGGACCCGCGCATCCGGAAAGTGATCTACGCGGGCAGCGGGGAGACGCCGGGTTCGGGCAAGGGCGGCGCGGGATACGCGCGGGCGATCTTCCGGGCCTATGACCTTGCCGTCAGCCTGACCTCGAACGACCGCGGGACGCTGGCGGCCGCGATCGCCGGTCGGCGGGCGCGCGTCGGGTTCACCCAGGGGGGGCGCGGCATCCGGGACGTGTGGAAGAAGGCGGTGCTCACCCACGCGATCCCGAACCAGTACGCGATCCACGTCGCGCGGCTTTCCCAGCTCGTGGGCGAGGCGCTCGGGCTGCGGGTCGACCGGCTCGAGGCGAAGGTCTTCTGGGACGCAGCCGACGCGGCGGCCGTGTCCACCCTCCTCCATGCGGGCGGCGTCGACGCCCCCTACTTCGTCGTCCACCCGTTTGCCCGCTGGGGCTACAAGTACTGGGCTCCGGAGCGGTTCGCCGAGGCGAGCGATTTCGTGGCCGGACGGTACGGCCTTCTCCCCGTGTGGAGCGCATCGCCCGATCCCGCCGAGCGGGCGCTGCTGCGCGAGACGGCGGCGCTGTGCCGCGTCCGGCCGGCGCTGGTCGAGGGGGCGTTGTCGCTTTCCGGCATGACCTGCCTGCTTTCCCGCGCCGCCCTTTACATCGGCCTCGACACGGCGATCTCGCACCTTGCGGCGACGACCGGGATTCCGATGGTCGTCCTCTACGGGCCCTCGATCGCCGAGCGCTGGTCGCCCTGGGACAACGCGGGGCCGGTCGCGCAGCAATGCCCGCTTCCGCGGGGCACGCAGCGCATCGGGAACACGATCCTGGTCCAGAAAGGGTGGGACTGCGTCCCGTGCGGCAAGGCGGGGTGCGACGACCGGGGGGGCGAAAGCCGCTGCATGGCCGAGATCTCCGTGGACGAGGTGACGTCCGCCGTCGAGACGCTCCTGCGGCCGCCTGGTCCCGCAGGGAGCGGCGCTTGATTTCCCCCGCCGCCTCCCGGTGGCTGGTGCTGTCCTATTTCGCGAACATCGACGGGATGGCGCCGTCCCAGCACATCGACGACCGGCTGCCCCATCTGCGCCGTCTCGGCATCGCGCCGATCCTGCTCACCGGCCCCTGCTGCGACCCGATCGAGGGGATGATTCATGCGCGCGTCGCCTCGGTCGCCCCGTCGGGACTTCGCTTCGAGCTGCGCCATTTCAGGCGGCGCTCGGCCGGCGCGATACGGATGCTCGGGACGCTTGCCTCGGCGGCGCTGCTTCCCGCCTACCTGCTCGAAAAGCTCGCGGCCGACCTCGACAGCCAGTGGTCCTGGTTCCCGCGCGCCGCGCGCAAGGGGCGTGCCCTGTGCCGCGAGAACGCGCCGAACCTGATCTATTCGACGGGAGGGCCCTGGAGCGCCCACGTCGCGGCGG
This genomic interval carries:
- a CDS encoding DegT/DnrJ/EryC1/StrS family aminotransferase gives rise to the protein MAIPFMDLKGQFSAYEAEIRAQMDDVLKSGAFIMGPKGAALEKALGGFVGARHAFGCSSGTDALLLALMAYGVKSGDEIVTTPFTFIATAEVIALLGAVPVFVDIDPVSYNIDPAKIEAAITPKTRGIIAVSLYGQCADLEAILAIAERRGLFLVEDGCQSFGAVRNGKRSCGFAHVGTTSFFPSKPLGCYGDGGMVFTSDDAIADKVMGLRNHGQWERYRHRVIGINGRLDDLQAAVLLAKFARFEEELATRTRIARRYSEALGDVVSVPAIMPGNTHVFAQYSVRTPSRDALAKALGENGVPTAVHYPIPLHLQEAFASLGFREGTLPVSEAVSKEIMSLPMSAFLSQADQDEVIRQIRRFFGK
- the waaF gene encoding lipopolysaccharide heptosyltransferase II, whose product is MTRPAQAILVRAVNWLGDAVMTTPALAALRAARPGSRITLLAKPLVAELFRGHPDVDEVMVYDRDGSHGGISGRLRIASVLRARRFDSAILLQNAFDAALLAFLARIPDRAGYPTDGRRLLLTRPVPLTPEIMASHEVEYYLSLLAALGVPRPQSPGLRLHVTGDERNAMSARLSSLGLTPGAPILGINPGATFGAAKRWFPERFAAVADALAEAWGASVVLLGSAKEAPLSDAIEAAMKKKPAKLTGKTTVREMMALLGACAFLVTNDSGPMHVAAALGTPLTAIFGPTEWRRTSPWTKRARLVRAEGIACAPCKRRECDRAPICMLGVTPQMVIDASLDLYREVADGRV
- a CDS encoding glycosyltransferase family 9 protein, translating into MSESARILIVKLSAMGDVVHALAAAAYLRKSAPGATIDWAVDTRFAGIVEGHPAVDGVVPLDIKAWKTRWSEEKTRREVIGAIRGLRSARYDVAFDLQGNVKSGVVTLLSGAPVRVGFPKEIVREKPNLLCTNRHVPHDPSDRHITHRLLRLVSAPFGGTFAPEEARPSLPVPETARLAAAGRLAEALPGATRFVALHAGTTWATKRMDPAFWAAVIVQLRDLSPGLGAALSWGSEAERVEAELIRSLAGGRVALLPRLGYPELAAAYAACGYMIGPDCGPLHLAAAAGASTVSVFRSTIPECVAPEGARHRAIRAPQPCFGCMIRGSKSCPRDAACRESIPPAEVAGTMKELMTW
- the wecB gene encoding UDP-N-acetylglucosamine 2-epimerase (non-hydrolyzing), which encodes MKVLAVFGTRPEAIKMAPVVAALKARPGRFDVRVCVTAQHREMLDAVLALFGIKPEYDLDLMRPGQDLFDVTTGVLSGMKRVLATERPDIVLVHGDTTTTMAAALAAFYCRIPVGHVEAGLRTGDKYAPFPEEINRKVAGVVADLHFAPTEAARDNLLREGVASGAIHVTGNTVVDALLDVAGRIRGDAALRSLLSAEFPFLDPDRRLILVTGHRRENFGDGFEHICRALADLAAKYADVQILYPVHLNPQVQEPVNRILGGGGASGIHLVPPVDYLPFVYLMDRAHLIVTDSGGVQEEAPSLGKPVLVMREVTERPEAVAAGTVRLVGTGREAIVREASRLLDDPEAYAAMSHAHNPYGDGLAAERIADCLERFGDN
- a CDS encoding class I SAM-dependent methyltransferase: MLALRREGQLYNLSNGYFEDGFRGSIDRFCEIAYALRDSPRVLDVGAGGGLLLSLLSELGHECHAVDINDNSEAFPEIYRAKKIEFRVCNVEADPIPYPDGFFDAVTCCQVLEHFTYSHLGAVREMRRVLRPGGILEIDVPNAACFRNRSRMVRGKHITWDYAKHYLHAEPLMYKGMPFFPDRHNRDFTLADLRLLMEEAGFRIRDIHFLKSSRYREGLESIRSIGSAMRDAIPSLRKSIIAFGEKAV
- a CDS encoding glycosyltransferase, which gives rise to MILHVVEPTFESSAGHCRSFVESLCRASAGRGVSIHIWAGRGAEFSAPEGVDVTLHRHFFRRLRRVQSFFLYRKLLKGPGRLFVSTAGRIDMALVTLAAGGTLPPKKAYLYFHWLWASPKKLAFFRETALRQPELVILAPIPPVVEPFKECGFRNVRMVPYPVAPAGGSEKPAGPFRHLLFAGAARKDKGFEHIVALIGRLKELGETVPFVVQTSADHYGKEDPFIRELFVRLKAIGYPGLRTVPETLSSEEYAKLFAGAICIQPYDRATFAGRVSGVTFDALAAGAPIVVPDGTWNAQAAEAHGAGVVVTDLGPEALLAAVQTIRADYAGYRDRAWEGGRRMQQSNGSARLLEALVE
- a CDS encoding glycosyltransferase family 2 protein, which gives rise to MTSGPARDPAGGRKPFSAVLIALNEAGRLAACLESLAFADEIVVVDSGSTDATSEIARAHGARVVQIPWRGFGPQKQAAVDAASHDFVLNVDCDERVTPTLAAEIRGLLDSAPSFAAWSVPRRTFLGEKEIRHCGWYPDRTVRFFDRRRARFSDDLVHERVIVEGATGALANPLIHKSFKGLADLLVKLNRYSDLSALQMHGRGRRCGFLDLLLRPPFAFFKTFVLRRGFLDGVEGFVVSCSTAMLSFAKYVKLRELSQREKP
- a CDS encoding glycosyltransferase family 9 protein, with translation MTRPLATPPASVLIACVRLIGDVILSTPLIGLFREAWPDAAIDVLVARGTGDFLEKDPRIRKVIYAGSGETPGSGKGGAGYARAIFRAYDLAVSLTSNDRGTLAAAIAGRRARVGFTQGGRGIRDVWKKAVLTHAIPNQYAIHVARLSQLVGEALGLRVDRLEAKVFWDAADAAAVSTLLHAGGVDAPYFVVHPFARWGYKYWAPERFAEASDFVAGRYGLLPVWSASPDPAERALLRETAALCRVRPALVEGALSLSGMTCLLSRAALYIGLDTAISHLAATTGIPMVVLYGPSIAERWSPWDNAGPVAQQCPLPRGTQRIGNTILVQKGWDCVPCGKAGCDDRGGESRCMAEISVDEVTSAVETLLRPPGPAGSGA